Part of the Arachis hypogaea cultivar Tifrunner chromosome 6, arahy.Tifrunner.gnm2.J5K5, whole genome shotgun sequence genome, AAAAAAGCTGATAAGGAAAAAAGTTCTTATGAACAGAACTAGGCACTCTATTAAGAATGTGAACAACATGAGTAGTGGCATGCTTTCAAAAGATTTTTGGTAAGTTTGCTTTGAATAAGAGTGCTCTAGCTATGTTTAAGATCTCTTGGTGTTTTCTCTCCACcatcccattttgttgaggagtttcaacacaaGAAGTTTGGTGGAGAATACCCTTTGATGCATAGAACGTTGCCATTTTAAATTCAGCACCATTATCAGTTTGGAAGCACTTGACATTCATGTCATGTTGGAGTTTAATAAAATGAACAAAATACTCAATAAAAGATGaaatttcacttttatttttcataaagaaGACCCATGTGAATCTGCTTTTGTCTTCAACAATAGTCAAGAAATACTTGTGTCTAGCCCAATCATGGGGTGGAAACAGGTCCCCAAATGTCCAAATGGACTAAATCAAACAATTTTTCTGATTTTGTTTGGCTTAAGCTAAAGGACATGCGTTTTTGTTTAGCATAATGACATGGTTCACAAGGGGTATTATTTAAAGGACAAACAATAAAAGGATAATGTTGTTGCATTTCTAATAGCCTATTAGTAGAAATATGGCCTAGTCTACAGTGCCAAGTATCTTGATCAATGGAGTTATTAGTAGTATTAACAGTGATGGTTGGTGAAGTGCTGTCTGAGTTTACTGTATATGCAATTTTCTGGTTGGGAGTTGGTGGAAGATGCCTCTTTATCCAAAATATATAGCCCACCTCTTTGCTTAGAATGACCAATCATCCTCAAAGAAAGGTTGTCCTGTACTTCGCAATGTGTATTTTTAAACAAAACTTCACAAGATAAGAGATCAGTGGCCTTTGAAAcagagattaaattaaatttaaaggatGGAACATAAAgaacattagttaaaataaaatccTGTGATAGCACAACTGTTCCACAAATATTAGTAATTATTTCAATGCCAATCGGGCATTTGATTAAAACAGGATCAACAAtattgtaaatttaaaatttttttaaagagaatGTGACATGTGTAGTAACACCAGTGTCTATTATCCAACTATTTGGGTGTAAGGATATATGAGATGTGGAAAAGATGTAGGAGACACCTGCTGATGGTGCTATGATAGTGTTAATGGCTTGAGATTGAAGCGGTGAGTGAGGGTGATCACTTCCTTGTTAAAAAATAGCAATTAAAGCTTTCTTTTGGTCTTCAGAAAATAGGGAATCAAAAATAGGGAATCAAGGCTTTGTTTGTCTTCCATTGGGGCTGAGTTATTGTCGAGATTGTTGCTTGTATTAGGGGTATTCTCAGTAACAATAAGATTGTTGACAGTGGCAGTGCCAAATCTTTTTTGTAGAGGGGGGGGGACATGCTTATGGTAGCAAGTTTCAATTGTGTGACCAATTTTTTCACAGTGAGAGCAACTCCTCAATGATCCTCTACCTGCTTCGCTTCTTCCTCTATTCGATCTGTTGTTACCGCTTCTTCCTCCACGCATGGGTGGGTTGAAATTCGAAGTAAAATCGTTAGGTTTTTTGCTGTCAACATTAATGTTTATAGCATTTACTACTATCTTTTTATCACTGTGGTAAGATCCTATGAGTTGTCTTTCTTATTGCAAGAGCAGGGAGTAGATGTTTTGACTAAGTCGCTACCACAACATGATAAAACAGATTTTACATCAATCTTGATCTATGTAGATGATCTAGTAATAGCAGGGAACAACATCAATGAAATTCAACATATCAAAAGAAGCTTGATGATCTATTCAAAATCAAGGACCTGGGAGAACTCAAATTCTTTTTAAGCATGGAGGTTGCACGAAGTAAGAAGGGTATAGCCCTATATCAACGCAAATATACCTTAGACTTGTTAAAAGAGTATGGATTATTGCACTGTAAACCAACCATCACTCCAATGAACTATTCTAGACAACTTTCTAAGTCTACTGGTACACCTTTAGAAAATGTTAAGTCATATAGAAGACTTATTGAGAGACTTATCTACTTTACAAACACAAGACCTGACATAAGCTATGTTGTTAGCAAGCTAAGTCAATTCTTGGATTGTGCTGCTGTTGAGCACTTTAAAGCTACCCTGCACATCTTAGGATATTTAAAGCAAACTCCACCCAAATGGTTACTGTTTGACTGTAGTTGTGATTTGTCTTTAAGAGGCTTTATCGATTTTGATTGGGGAATTTATCCTGATACTCGAAGATCCGTTTTGGATATTGTTTTTTCTTAGGAAATTCATTAGTCTCatggaaaagtaaaaaataaCAAACTGTAGCTCGCTCCTCTTCCGAAGCGGAATATCAAGTCTGGCCACTTGTGAAAGAATTTGGCTCACCTATATTCTGAACATCTTTAGAATTACATTGGTCAAGCCCATGACACTATTTTGTAATAGTCAGTTAGTAAGACATATTACATCAAATTCCGTATTTCATGAAAGAACAAAACATATAAGGATCAATTGTCACAAGGTCAGAGAAAAAGTACAAGATGAAAGTCTAAAATTAATGTCAATTCcttccagaaaatagataacagaTGTTTTGACTAAGTCACTACCTCCATGACCATTTGAAACCTTGTGTAGTAAACTAGGCATGTATAATATACAATCCTAACTTAAGAGGGATGTTGGTGtgtgaaatatatataatatattattagttaCTAAGAGTTTAACCAGTAGAAACAAAGtctattaatttaatttgatagcAGCTAGATAGTactgttagtttttgttttgctATAATCACACAATTCAGTTGAAGCTATAAAATAGGAATTTTAGTCATTATAAAAAGTGTAATCTTTTTCAtctaataaaaatcctaattctctcattcttgttttttccttttcttacttCATCATCTGTGACTTCGAACGGATTTTATCAAGTGTATCCAAATTacgttaataataattaattaactctTTCAGTAAATTTGTATTATCTTTTAGTTGaatatctaataaaattattatttatttaataatatttaaaaaataataaaaattaatttaaataatatataattattttatttaatatttattaattatcgttatattaattgtataattttagatataataaatatataactacaaatattatattatataagataattttaaatattgtgtATCTAGCATTACCATTACATATTACTCTGTGAGCTCTATAGTTAATGCATGACTATAATTAATTGTGGTATATATGATGATGAACTCTTTAATCTTTAGTGATGCAAATTAAAAGTGCTTTAGTTTCGTATATATCTAACTATTTGTTGATTTAACCACGAGAATAACACACCATGTGCAACAAAAACTAATTATTAGGAGATTTGGCATAAAAGCCTCCACGCTGCTCCCACATCACAAGACATTGAATTAAGTATGCGTAGCATCAAAAATAGAATTCCTTGAACATGATCATACTAAAATGTGACAACTATCAACAATTATTATCAAGCGTATCTTCCTAGCTTTTTCATTTCATCCTCATTCTTCTATATATGCCTTCGAATTGACAAACAATAAAACTCAATCATGCATGATtctaaaggttgatgaaaaattaattattaataacatATGATCAAAATAGCTCTACTTCCAACTACAAATTAACTCCTTAAAACAAATCTATGAAACCGTTCTACTCATAATTAAGCATTGTGTTAGCATAATATCTGGACACATTGCAGCTTGAAAGGGAGCCAcaaatttattgatattttttcttctttctttattttttctagaGAAAAATGTGAGAGCCAGTATCTAACCATATCATGAGAAACGATCGTGACAAGAAAACTATTGCATGCAGGATGATAGTGGGGTTTTGAATTGCTTATTAGAATTATTCAGTGTATCAGTGCaataagttattattttatttactaaattgTGTAAAAATAATAAGGTAGAACGTCTTAGATGATAACTTAATTAAAAGATTCTGAATTGAAGTGAAGCCTTGAAAATAGTTAAAAGTTTTTCTTTATGGAtataataaaatagtatttttaaagaataaattgTATACCAACCTTTTTCATACTCCTATTATATTCAgtataaataaaagtataaatctacgttaaaattaattattaaattaaccaCGTAGATTTTAATTTTGACTTTGACTAAGAATATCGACTAAATTTATATCAAATAGTAGATATGACTcttattaaatgattaatttataGACTGTATATAATAGATGTGTCTAATACGAATTGACTCATTTTTATTAATACGACAAAATAATAACAGTAAATTTCAATGAAAACTCGAGAAAAAATGAATCAGAAAAAGTTTAACGTGAAACAAGAAATGAAATTAAAGGAATTggaatgaaattaaagtaaaattttgaattagAATATGAACTAATAAAAAGGACaatgaaaaatataaactaaaaaataaaaaaatatatcattgaCGAGGCGAGcacaaaaaaatgttttaatataTTATGAAACTAGATTATAAGTATCATTTATTAAGTTATATATTGAGTTTGAATAATTTGAGATTGATTGAAATATCAAATGAAGATATATATTATAACGGTGATAACGAAAAAAGTTTAAAAACAACTATGAAATTGTTGATTTAAATAAAGATGAGGATCAAGTTGATAATACTATAAAAACAGATGTGATAAAAGTggcaaatatattaataaattagtaTCTGTTTAAAGAGTCATATTTTATGCACGTATTAAATCTAAAGACTATGTacaccaaaattttataaatatttgaatGCATGCATGTAACTTGAATAATTATATTGTAGCTTTTTATTATAGAAATAGTTAAGTTTGAGGTATTATTATTAACTTATTTATGCAAGTAGTTTATGACTTTgtagtttaaaataaaattggtCTTATTATTAGATATTGTATTTCGTATAttagttatataattttttatttaattattttcattaaGACATAACtaatatatctttaatttttattaacatactaatttttattagagatctgttatatatatataagtttttttagtATATAAGTTTATATAAGTTGGtccaaaccaacaaaaataacctTCAGTTTAAATTACGTGTAAACACGTGCTTCCGTCCTTAACTCTTGAATAACGCAAATGATTCTTTTTCCTCAATCAAAACTGTAATACTCAAAATTTAAACAAGgatcaaaatctctcaaaaatcTCTGAAAATCGTTGCGAAAAGTAAAGGAAATTGCGAAGCTGAAttcgaaaagaattatgagaaaataaaataagaagataaagaagaatgaagaagagtagaagatgaggaggagaatgaagaagagttttgaattatgcagaacttatcagcacacatacaccaaaaattcttaaacaatacacttaaatatcttcatgttacaccaaaatttgttgcaaatacagaaaaacatttcctctttcttcttttttttcttatttctttctttcttttagttaaatgaatataagttcatcctcttccaagtaattttgcaatattatgtgtttcttcttcttctttatttgatttttttatttttattcttattaagagagtaaaacaaaaagaaacctgagaaggtaaaacaaaaaggaaaagatgaataagaaaaaaagaaaatggtgatgatgatgatgaaaaaaaaaagaagcagcagcagaagatgaggaggagaaggaggaatagttttgaattatgcagaacttatcagcacacatacataaaaaattcttaaacaatacactcaaatatcttcgtgttacacctaaatatcttcgtgttacacccaaatttactgcaaatacagaaaaatatttcctctaatgttgcatttttcttcttcttcttcattttccttacttatttctttcttccttttagttgaatgaatgtaagttcatcatcttccaagtaattttgtaccattatgtgtttcttcttcttttttgtttgatttgttttgtttttgttcttgttaagagagtaaaataaaaagaaactttAGAAGATAAAATAAGGGAAACAAGATgactaagaaaaaaaaagatgatgatgatgatgatgaaaaagaagaacaagaagcagTAGAAAATgaggaggaaggagaagaagagttttgaattatgcagaacttatcagcacacatacacaaaaaattcttaaacaatacactcaaatatcttcgtgttacactaaaatttgctgcaaatatagacaaatatttttttaatacagaacttttacattacattcaattcaaaccatcaacgatgaacaaCAATTTTGACAAACAaaacaacattattcacctacagaatcataaactactaacaaaaatattaactaGAATCAAGTCACACCtcaaccacttgattggattcaaaacaataatcaacttTGTTttagttcaattgacaatctgaacttgaattattcatcaTCTTCAACAACAAGATAACTGTTCAAAACTGATTTTagagcttgatttcaaaaacgTAGAGAATGAACGAAAAGAAACGTAGAGAACACATAGATGGAATAGAACGTATATCGAAAACGTTGAAAAAATTCGAAAACGAAATTCTTTCGAAAAAGACAATTATATATCCGTACATTGATTGAAAACCTAGTTAGATTAAGAGATACGTGAGGTGAATTAGGATAAAATGATTTGTATGGACTTGTATGAAAAAATGACTTACATGTGAAGAATAATTATTGTCATTAACATAAACTAACTATATACATAACTAATAATTATTTACACACAATATATATTTCTAATACTAcagtttaattattataaataacattaaatacaatattattatttttatatccgCACtgcaaaaaattataataaatttacttATATAATTAAGTTTATTAAGATAATTAACAATATAAAGTTCAAGACAATCaacttctttaatttttgttcttttaagCATTTTTATGGCTAAAGCCAGGAGTTTTGTCTCCAATTGTGAGTATCATTAGTTTTTGCttgttgaagatgaagagaatgagagtgagagagaTGAGtccaagggaaaagaaaaatgaaggagCCTCACACTCCATGCGTCCAGCTGCATGGGTGACACTTGTCATCAAGGGTGACAAATCTAAGACTTGGGTTTGCGGAATGTTTTCACCGTTTGATTTTGTTAAATTCGATTCTGTCTGTGTGATTAGTCAAGCAACAAATTTGAGGTTCAGATTTATAAACTTGAATTTGCTCGTTTGATCTcgataaattcaaatttgattgttCAATTTTTGCGTGCGTGTCCCGGTTGCAAGCAAATCCGAGAGTCCAAATTTTAGCGAAAACTAACCAtccaattttgtggtttcttAAATTTGACCCTCCGATTTATTTACCTTATCTTTCACATCTAAAAATAACACATCCAACTTCAATatctattaacaaaaatattatttttaatccaatataaaaattaaaaaacgtaAATTTAAGTCACCATTCATCAATGCAcctcaaacaaaattttatattcaatctctatatatctttaattattcaaaaatcaaaagtatTAGTGTATTACCATATGACATCATATGAAAATACCATTTCATCCACCTTGAGTTGTCACCCTCGTTTTGTGCTAATAATTAACCCCTTAAGCGGTTATTTATCGCTCTAATTTAGCCAATGTTATGTGTATTATACTATTATTATAGATCgacaacaatatttttttttctagaatACTACTACTACTTAGTAGATTTCCCATAATTTATTCCCTTAACAAAACCCAAAATTTTCTATGGctgaggcaaaaaaaaaaaactgtattATCCACAATTAAATAACAAGaaccatagaaaaaaaaaaacaacaaaaacgaGGAAAATGGTTAGGATAACGAAAACAAGCATTATATAAGAGATCAAGGGGTCAACAATAGCCAACACCATTACGCGGCACCGTTGACCGTTGACCACcccctctctctgtctctctctcaccGTTGCGTCCGAACCAAGACGCAACACTAACACGGTGCTTTCGCCGAACCTAAACGGTGGGACCCACTCCGTACCCGAACCAAGACAGGCTCGGATTTCTCTCTTTATAAATACTGCGGATTTGCGATTTTCTTGACGCGTCAACTTGTCTGTCAATCGTCGTCGTCGGTAACCAATTTCTCGTAGCTGGAGAGGTAATTGCTTGTTCCTAATTCTCTCTACCCGATCTGTATGCCGTTCGAAGGAATTGTTATCGTGAATTGAGAATTTCGTTTTTCCTTTTTGGCTTGTATGTTTGCTTTTGGTGTTTGGTTGTGAGGAAATTGAAGGAAAATAATGGAAAATTTTGAGTGATCGGGTTGAGATTGACGATTTTGTGGGACCATTTCGTCGATTCGTGCTTGGAAACTAAAGGATTTTGGTCCATCCGTCTTTGAATTCAAAGGATCCACAATTTTCACGAGTCAGCGCTTTTTCATTTGGATATAGAAAGTTTTTCGATGGAGCCATTTGACCGATTTTTACTTTAAAGGAGTCAAAGgagatggttttgaattttgatctGAGAtctgaagttttttttttaatttattttttagtcttaTTCATAGTGGACTAAATTAAAATTACCATACGATGACATAACAAATTTGAAAATAGACACGAATTTTTCACGTAAATGATGAATCATGACTTATATGCTTACGGTATTATGATATCTGGCGAGCAATTATTTGTAGCTATGGGCTGTAGAAGATGAAACCTTCATGTTTATTCTTGGTACTTGGAAGTTTGTGTTTGAATTTTCTGATTGTGATATATCATTGTTGATTCACTTTTAACACGGCTGATGATTTGTGCCGCAGATAATTCTAACTAGAATTggagtgaaaaataaaaaaggaacaaaAATCAGATCAAGATGGCATTAGTCTCTGGAGGAAGATCAACACTGAACCCGAATGCCCCTCTTTATATTCCAGCCGCCTTCCGGCAGGTGGAGGATTTCTCGCCGGAGTGGTGGCAGCTGGTGACAACACTGACGTGGTACCATGAGTACTGGCTAAGCCAGCAACAGGTTGAAGGGGGCTTCTATGCTGCTGAGGATGATGGATTTGATCAAGATGGCAATGATGTTGTTGATTTGCTGCCTGATATATTTGATCTTGATGCCGGTGAAGATCTTTCCGTGATGGAAGCTCAGCTTGAAGAGTTCATTCGATTATCTGAAGGTAAAGAATACGTTAGGATTATCTCAATCAAACAATTTAAAATAGCTGAAAAAGAGCCCTGTATTATTTGGATCAATATGTTTGGTtacaatttttatatttagatatatatattgatataaagAAGTACCAAAAAGATTGGTAGTAGGATTGAGGACTCTTATCAAAATTTGTTGGGATCTAATTTTATTATGTGGGTATATTTAAAGTGTTGTCTTCATTTCATGTATGAATTTTCATTCACTTAACGGAGTTGTTAATGATTGCAGAAGAAACTGGACACAAGACATTTGTGGAACAGAAGAGTAAAGCATAAATTGCAAGAGCCAGAGATGAAGCTTGTAAACGTAACTAAGCAAACAGGCTGAATGCCATGGCCTTAATTAGCTTGCGGTCATTTAGCTAGTGTACCCCTTGATGTTTATCTCTAGCTTTTAACTTTCCAGTAACTCTTGTATAGCCAAGGTTCCGactttttctcctctctcttgTAAACagggaaggaagaaagaaaggtaacaaaaaaaaaagtgaaaatatgTCGTGTACTGATGTTGTAACTTGTAAGAGATGTTACAAgtgttaaaattacaaaaatgacaaaaaagatttttttcttctgtCAGGGTTTGTCTTCTCAAGATTATGTACTCTTACTCTCTTTGTATTAATCTGTCACTTTGATTCTTTGCGATATTCTTAGAACTCTAGACTCACACAACTATTCAGCGAAAATAtatattgattcaaaaatatattaataggTGATAGTGATGTACAGGGATGCAAGTTGTTGAATGCCTAACTCAACAAAATTTGTAATTTTGTATATAAGAAtaacttataataatattttttcaattcaGTTTACATCAATTGGCCAAGAATAAACATAGACATTACTAAGCTCATTCTCTGTTCTCTATTGCACAAAATTTGAAGTAATACCTCACAAAAATGCAGATATCATCACTATTCATGTACAACGACTCATCTAACAAAACTACATAATCCACGAATGTGACACTTAAACAAGAAGCGTTGCATTTATCTCTATTGCTGAAAACATGCTATTGCCTCTGCAACACGTCAAGTTCAGTTACACTTCTATTTTCAACTGAAAGCACTCTTGCAAAACAATTAAAATGTTCTGCTCAAGCTGATAGCTCTGCACCTGCCCCCACAAAATCTGTATCTTGGTCGTcaagtttttctcttttttgagCTTCAAGTTTGGTTTGGTTGCCAATAGCATCAGAGATGGCTCTTGGTAACCAAAAACCAGGTTTTTCGAGGGACCGGGCCCGGTCAAGGACCAATGGCTCTCTCAAGGTTACTTCAACACCATCAAAGGTCCACAGTTTCATGGTTGCTTCACCTTTGAGACAGAGAGAGTACCAACCTAAGCCAGCTATGGCTACATCAACGTTGTTGACCTCCCAACTAG contains:
- the LOC112695982 gene encoding protein EARLY RESPONSIVE TO DEHYDRATION 15 isoform X2 produces the protein MALVSGGRSTLNPNAPLYIPAAFRQVEDFSPEWWQLVTTLTWYHEYWLSQQQVEGGFYAAEDDGFDQDGNDVVDLLPDIFDLDAGEDLSVMEAQLEEFIRLSEETGHKTFVEQKSKA
- the LOC112695982 gene encoding protein EARLY RESPONSIVE TO DEHYDRATION 15 isoform X1 yields the protein MALVSGGRSTLNPNAPLYIPAAFRQVEDFSPEWWQLVTTLTWYHEYWLSQQQVEGGFYAAEDDGFDQDGNDVVDLLPDIFDLDAGEDLSVMEAQLEEFIRLSEEETGHKTFVEQKSKA